TGTCCAGGAACGAGGATCCATTAgggagagccaaagaagccaTGAGGGCTAtaacctcatgagccctcaccttGCATTTTGCTCGAGATTGATCATTAGACTGCTCATAAGCAATCCTGAACACCAGATATGGACTGGGAGGAGAAATTCTCCTGATCCTAGAAGAATACTAACTCGCCCCTAGTTTTATCAAGATAAACCCTAAGCGCCCGACAGGGACAAAACAACCGATAATTCTCCTTAAACTCAATAGAGACTGTCAAGGAAGGAATCTTTGACAAAAGACAGGATCAGTGATTATGGTAACGACAACTATCTTTAGCCCAAGGAAGGCACGAAGAGAGAACAGATGGATAGAGCAAAGGAACCAAAGGCCCATAGGCCAATAAGGAGTCTCCTTCAGTGATTTTACACAAGTGCTTgattccactgtggagctaactgccgTACCATAGACCTGTTCAGACTGAACACCCTAATCAAGACAGATAAAGAGGTGGAAATCCGCAATCAGCTGGACAGAGGCCTTTACCGGATCAATCTTCCTATCGATACATCAATCACAGAAGATCTTCCATGACTGGTAGACAGCAAGTGATGAGGACCTTATTGATCAGGCGATGCTAGCTGACACGTCTGAAGAAAGCCCTTtggaatatgtattttttaaatagtgGTTTTCAGTTATCTATGCGCGTATATGCTAATGTGtgattttggccatttttgataactgaattccaagatggccgccatatgacccccatgggacattaattatcaatggcaacaagcataaaatgaaactagacatcataccggtcctaaaaaccatgtttcgaaaaactgcaagaggggtacatgggaacctatttctcctcccccaccATACGGTGTATAATGTAATTgaagatgtttattttttataacagttacatgtataaacacgGATTTAAaggtgagaaggatttgtcactcgGGGTTTTggacaaatatatgtatatataaccaaGGATAACAGTAGTAGGGTACATTATGCCATTTGGTAAACAGAATCTGGCAGAATCCTTTAGTAACGTTTTCCCTGCTCTGTTTCTTGCAAGTTCGTGTCAATTTCAGTTTAATTTCAGGTCAAGTAACTTTTTATGAGATACCTTTTCAAATGCAATGTTGAAGTCTAACTACATTATGTTGATATTTTGGATTCGGTCCAATATTCTTATTCTAATAACTGTTGTTGGTAGGGGAAAATATCAGTTCCTTTTCATGTGTTACACTACTTAATCACATACTATTCATTGTCAATCATTACTAGGAATCGATGTCAGTCAAATTGGACTGTAATTTTGAACGTTGATGCGATTTACATTCTTAGTGTGGTAGTTTACATTAGCGATGCGCGAATCTTCTAAAATTTCCCTTTCCTCTTATTGCTTATGGAATGTAATTTCTTTTGGTTCAACAATTATTCTAGAAGTTTTCGTCACTCATTTGGGATTAGAAATATCAAGACCTGAAGATTTGTTTAGATTTGATTTCCATTGACATTTATTGGTGTGTTGACTTTGACACTGGCAGGTTCTGACTGGTATGGTCTTCTCCCTGACACGTATGTAGTTGGGTTAAAAACTAAACCCAAAATAGTTATTCAATTCATTAAAAGTTTTTCCTGGTTTTAGTATAAGTGTCGTGGTACCACTGTTGGTATACAGAAATGTATGCACATTCGTGAATTTTCTCTGACGTTTTTCCAAAAGAGCTTAATATCATCTTGATGTTTTTACACCAAGTCCTTTTCGTATATGTAGTGCAGACAGTAAATCTGTCATGTCTCAGTATGGCTTTGTGGTATGCTTAAATTTTATCTTGTTTTACAatgtaagatttttttatatatatattcgctTGATATCAAGATGATGTTCCCAACGTTTTCTTGTCTGGGGACAATTCAAACCATCTTTTTATATCTCTTCCCAATCCAGATAATAAATTTATGAGCAAACTCAATTCAGTATTATTTGACTATGTATGGAATGGGAAACCTGACAAAATTAAGTGTTTGAGAGTCTATtgagtgtatttgtatatttaatagtactgaatgaaaatcatgaataaaaagataattattaaaaaacatGATTATGTCGTCATCAAATGATATGTTTTGTCAGGTTTGTCTGACTACTGTAGGTACCGCGAACCACACGGTATTGGTTGTTTAGTTTGGCTAATTATacttacgtcctattaacaaccagggtcatttaagtaAGGCATCCCGTGCATGTGATGTCTTGCGTGTATGTGTGCGATGTGCGTGTTCTGGAAAACTGCTGTATATTCCTGTTGTGTCTTCTCGTATAGTATAACTCTTGTCTTTTTATAGAGCTACGTGTATATCACTAAAGTATgctgtcgaagacaccaagcaacacgctccatctggtcacattatactgacaacgggcgaaccagtcgtcccacttgcCTTTTAGCTGAGCTCTAAGCAGGGGCAGAAATCACTACATTCCGTCAGGGCACAGGGCACATGGTATTAAAAAGTTATTAAGATAGGGTCGTTTCTTTCAAAACTTGGTACATGTAAGTTGACAAACATGTAACTTCGACCAACCTTTAAAATGGCTAttattgaattaattaattatttggctgttccaaaatatgaaaaaagctatagaaatatgaaattttaatggagataaaaattaattagaattaaTCACTAAGTTTTCTTTCTTCGGTAGTTGAAATAATTCCGTATTTATCAaattatgatgattttttttttttttttatagtgtaTATCTTCAAAATGCCCTTGTCATTTTCTTTGTAAAACTATTATAATCGTCAGCACATTTAATTTATAACCAAACAATTTATACCTGCTTCAATTGGATATAATTGAATATAATgttctttattttcaaaaattacttGATGCACATATACATAAGATGAACGTACATTGCACATGTAGAGTGCACGTAATGGGAATCTTCACTTGTTACGCGACGCTACCCAATgcaaattggaacactttttgaaaaTCACTGTAAATATTATCTTAAATGTGCTTGAGTCCAGATTTTTCTCTCAACATTCCACATATGGACGCCTTcggttttaattttatgatttgtttGATTGTGTAATTTAACGTCACGTATTATCAACTGGGGCTCTATTTTCACGCACAATCAATAATCGCGCACTTTGATTTCGGGTGACGTCATTTGCAAAGAAAGTGATTATATTCCtgtttattcattttcattgtAAAAAGATGATGAGAAACGATCAACAAGTCAGCTTTTAGCCCGCAAAAATGCAGTGTTTATATATGGAGATCAATTTTGTAATGGTATATAAGTAGAGTGGTTTTCAGTCCTAGAATATTTACAAGATGTTACTGGCAGCTTTATAATTGTGGAAATAGCATCGCCAAGAATGCTGACTGTTCAATGGACGATTGCATCGATTATACCAATTATTATGGACACTACCAAGTCCGATGTTTCTTAATGTAAAGgaaatatgtttgtaatttgtaaatttcGGTAAAATAGGCTATCTTAGTGGGTTTTTTCAACCAAAAAAATAAGTTAACTGgtttttttaaactttgacaTTTAGgaaaacagtacaaaaaaaatatcaatacattttatGCACTTtcgattattttattttctatcttgtatgataataaatatgtatttttcataaTATGTTATATTGCATTAggaaatatatagtaaaataacaaaattatttgacaaacgacaatatcattttaattcagAACTGCGCATACGTTCGTACGCAATGAACAGGCCTCGTATGCCTTTTGTACAGAGTGATTAGAGTTATCTTTTCTTATCTTATAAATGACTTCCTGCagtttatttgtaaacatttgcTCTAGATCTGTTTGCACCAACCTTTGGTGGAGAGTTTCGACTCCGTAGATGGACTTGACTTCTTGAaggttcaaatatatataatttatattcagTGTTCATTACAATTTGTATGTGTCCAggatatacaattgtattatttcGACTGAAAGTAATTAAATAGAACCGATCGCGTGCGCGGAGTATAACGTTACAACAGGTCGGGAAAAACCACCAATTTGCATAGagcacagggcctcgttactaatgatgatatatataagataggtcacgtctatttacatacattaatgtttgtaaatagacgtgacctatcttatatatatcatcattagtaacgaggccctgtgcaTAGAGTATACAGTACCCCAATTGGAATGTGAATtggttacaaaaaataaatgctttaaaattagcttttcccaaatattttcacaaatcgtatttatttaaatatgagTAACAGAATAGTAGACATATGGAATAATTTGCTGCAACATATTATAGATGCAGATACTGTATACAACTTTGAAGTAATGTTGGATAAACACTGGAACCATAGGTATAtagcacgctgataagtcaaagacccactatagactaatatatatctatatatataagtctatagtgggtctttgacttatcagcgtgctaaatacctatgctggaacaatatttgttttaaaatctaatAGTCTATATTGTAGGATCATAGCCATTGATATACTggaatttatttacttattttatgaatgtatattattgatatagatatagaGGCTTCCAGCCTGCATCCATCAATTGTcctaataaaaaataataaaatgaaacataacACAAATGCAAAAACTATAGTTATTTCTATGCGCGAATGTATTGAAAATAGATGCAATATACTAATGCCAATATTTTGAGAAAAGCTGCATCAACAAACAAACGCTTCTACTAAACAAATTTCAGTAATATCTTGGCATATATTAATATGATTCTGCGGTCCAAATCTTTTTCTTCTTTATCTTTgcttttcaactccgtgtatcgGCATAGTATCTACAATTAAAAACTGCATCAACCAAAATTTAATTAGCAATTTACATAATATCTGTGATGTTATctattattatacatttatctTAAGAAGATGACACGATGTGTAATAATAAAAGCATGGCTAGAGATTCCATCATTGTTATCTACATGTATCACAGTTCCCTTTCGTCTACATATACTTTGTCACTACCGACAgtgaaataaagggaagtaactctgataggtcAGAATGAAATCCATACACTTGCTACTGTGTATGTAAAATAGTCACTATTAAACAAAAGTCAAACATGTAGTATGTATATGTAGACTTGTCTAGCTATTATCATGATGTAATGAATATTGATCATGCATATTTTCAAAGACTAAATCAACATTTGCTATATATTAATCAATCAGTTTACTCTTTGCAGACCAATATGTGCCTAATTACCCAGTGAAGGTGTATGAAGGGAATCTGTTAGATAAGGAAAAGGTTTGAGCGACCTGTTCAACTGACAACTGCCATCCTGAACTGATGACCACTTATTGCTGAAGTCTTTGAACATTGACCTCATCTATAATGGACTCCATATCTGTTCTTGTAACTGGTGGAAATGGCTTCCTTGGGCAACACATTTTGAAACATCTCCACCTGGAAGCAGATGACCTTAGCCTTCGTGAGATCAGAGTCCTTGACCTTGTATCCTATAGAAACAAGCTAGGTACAGTATAGAATATGTACAGCAACCTAAATAAAAAGCTTATGTCTCCAGTATAGAATTCAAAAAGATAAAGATGACAAAGGATTTGAGAATGATCAGATAAGGTGATGAAGATAGGTATGATAAAGGTCATATCAAGGTCAGATCATTATACAATAAATCCTCGCTAAGGGATAAAAATACCACCTGcaaataagaccacttttaggGGTCCTGAATGGCTAATTTCAACACAATCTGTTGAAGTCTGAAAGACCATCTTTTCTTTGTGTTGTGAgaggtctttatagacaggttcgATTGTgttcaatgtttatatctttATAGATAGAATATctgtttatattaaaatttgtgTTTGCAGACTATGAGCCAACTTGCCCAGTGAGGGTGTATGAAGGAAGTCTATTAGATGAAGAAAAGGTTCGAGAGGCCTGTAGAGGTGTTCAAGCTGTCCTACACATAGCCTCCTTTATAGAAACCAAAATGTTCCCCAACAAATCCAGACTGACTGAAGTTAACATCAAAGGTATCATCAGTATTAGTAGATTTTCCTACAAGATAGAATTAGTGATGGGTCAttgatcaaaaaaataaataggaaATTAGTTGAATAAAAACCCAATAAAACCGATAATTGGTTACAAATTTGAATAACCAATGAATCAGAGTTGTTTGGAAAAGGCCCTAAATCTTCAAATTTGTgtcatcaaacattttttttttcataattcaaCATTCCGATATTATATTCCGGGTTCTGAGGACGACTCGCTTAGAGTCGAAACATGTCAACAACTATCTGATTAAAAAATCAGCTTACTGGAAGGAACTACCGTGTTGGACTCGCTCTTTTATACACATTCCGATATTTGTTTCAGGTACCCAGACACTTGTAGACATCAGTAAGGAGGAGGGTGTGCCATACTTTATCTACTGTGGCAGTGTAACGTGTGTACAGGGATATGAGGAGGTACTCGAAGGAACCGAGTGCACCCTTCCGCTTCTCCCGGAAAACAAGCTCCTGTTTAGGCACTATGGAAGCAGTAAACAGAAAGCCTTGAACATCGTCCTGCAATCTAATGGAGACAAGTTACCACAAGGtttgtattttattacaacATACTGTGAAACACTTTATTTTTGCAAGATACATGTTTTCATGTAATTTTTCGATTCGAAAGAGTTTGAAAATAACGATGGTGTGAACAATTGTTTTATGcgaaaatacatttgtaaagttGATTCAAGTAATATCAATACTATTGTGAAATAACAGTTTATGTTTAATTTATGGAATAGAAACCTCAAAGGGGCATTTACTGTTTGAAACTGTCTGAGGGtgtcaaaatgaaatttaatcgaaaaaagttcattttgtaaaaaaaattgtaactttagatttatatatatttttttataattatatactaCATTATTGATACATGACAACTTAAAATAGGTAATTATATCATTAATACCTAAACAGTATACATCTTGATGAACATTATTTCTAATTTGCTAGATGAATTGAGGTGTTGCATGTAAATtgtctgtctttgcatattatagagttagctcccttgtgggtagaaATCGATTGTGTGGTCATTATTTGTGAACGCAacattcacattgttttcttcAAAAAGTATGACGCTAcactaacaaaaacatgacgtcacaataagtACCTACTTgcaaggcagataactctatattaTGCAAAATCATTACATAAACATCCTCGAAACTCCAGGGTTTCGAATTAATTATgatctctacactcctggactatTTCACAATAAAACTGAAGGTAGCTCAGAGGAAACACTCTAAACCTATCTCAGACCAGCAAAacttttctttgaagactacagtgAGAgagacgcccaacttcaaagccacacagtcatccacagtgtaccattatatggctctttgatgtgcatcaaaggactaaattacctgtgttgttctgttgcctccagttttactatgacatagtccaggggtatagAGATCATAAGTAATCAGAAACCCTTGAATATCGAAGGTGATACAGAATAAGATGCTCTGGAATACAAGGCACATACACCATTTCCAAGTTAAAAAGGAGCAGTTTATAATCCGGTAATTGTTTGTGTATTTATAGGAGATGAGATGAAGACGATGGCACTCATGCCTACTACCATGTATGGAGAACTGGATCTGGGTTGTTTTACATTAGGTCTTCAGGCAGCTCACAAAAACAATGGCAGCATGCCAAAGACTGGCTCCGAGACAGCTGTATGTCAATTTGGATACGTCGGAAACATCGCCTGGGGCTTTATCTGTGGACTGAGAACCCTGATCAGACAGTCCGACCTGGTGGCAGGTCAGTATTTCCTTATAGCTGATGACACACAGGTTCATCCTTTTAACAAATTACAGCAGGAGTTTTTGGAATGTCGTGGATTGAAATACACCACATACAAAATACCAGGCTTTGTAATGTATCTCATCACGATCCTTTTAACCATACTGGGATATCTACTGTATCCTATCTATACTCTAGATTCAAGCCTTACATATTCTGGGTTTTATTTTACACAAACATCATTTTCCTTTACCTATCAAAAGGCAAAGGATTTCCTGTCATACTCCCCTAGGTACAATCCAGAGGAGTCCCTAAAAGCTTCTAAACAGTATTACTCGTCTATGGATCTCAGCTAACATAATGTTAATGGGGAATAACTCTTATTGCTAACAGTACTGACGAAAAGGCTTACAACGAAgcattttttcatttcctgtctAGTTTTCTGTAAGAtgattattatatgtatattatgatCTATacttattgtaaagtaattttgttggtccctTTCAGTGTATTTTAACTGTGTTTTAATTGCTCTACTTGGCCTGATCTGTATATAGGGGCATAATCTATGCTGCCAAACTATTCTGCTTTGTATAAAAAAACTTTAGACAAACCTAAAGGGACGTAACCCATGTTACTAAATTGTACTCCTTTATGCTCCGCTTGCAAATGTAAAGGGTCATAATTGATACTCCCTAACAATACTCgtgaatgtatgtacatataatacataAGTTGCaaactaaagggagataatctagttgcaaactaaagggagataatctagtataaaATTCAGCTGAGAAGTAACAGCAACAAGTTACAGGCAGAAAGCCGGTGTACTCAACTAGCTGCCAATTGTGATAAAGGGACATAACTTAATTCTACCTGTTTAATTTTCACAAATAAGCTTTTTGATTGCATTGTGGAAGCATAATTATAAACAGAGAAATACTTTTGGCCAACACttcaaaaaattatatacatgtgtaatagaATTATTAGAAATAGACTATGAAAGCAAATACTCAATACTATTCTTATCTGACCTTAAACTTTCTAAATTGTTATGATCGAACAAAGTTCACATATTTATCACACATGATAAGTCTCATGGTCTTTTTgaaggtatacatgtaccttcGGTACTAACTTTTCCATCGTAAAATCACcaatttttagtttttaaaataaCAGATATTCTTATGAGCATAATAATGATGTAATTttgcatgttttgtatttttatctttatggTATTAGATCTGAAAGAATTTTGGTTGTTaccattttgttgttgtttatatttcttttatatatacTCTTTACTTTAAcaaatattattgttttgttaattaatttgattttcacATTATGCCTTTACTTACAGTTACAGTGTGCATTATCTTATATAAGCATTATTGTTGTTTCcttttattaatgatattttaagcAACTAGATAGTTTTAACTTGTACCCTAGAAATTATACTCATTAATTAAATAAAGAAGATAttctaatgattttttttctgttaccagtAATTGTATTACCAAAGTATTAtagattatacatgtatgtcataatATCATGTCAtatgctatgtacatgtattttttaaatctttgttttgtattttatccaAATTTACAAAGTGTTCATGTATGCTGATATTTACAAGATTCAAATCATCGTAATtagtaaaaatgatatatttaaaattttgtaaaggttaaatcttaaaaatataattatataattatgttgttaaGGGATCTTATACATATAGATCTGTTATTGGTTATCTATGTTATCTATATTCTACTGTGTCTTCTTCCATACTTCACAGGAATATCCTGCGGATTCTAATATAAGATTACCGTCTAAAAATTACGTGACATCATCAGTGCATCCAGTGTTAGTGCGGTGTGCATTGTCGACAACCTCATCAATTTTGACACCTAACATCATTCCTGTGATAATGGTGTGATGAAATAGCTGGAAAGcaatgaaaatttcatattttatttataaagtaTGTGGGGAAAAAGAAGCAAACATGGATCTGTCAAGTGTACAGGAATATCTCAGCCctcatgaaagattttggccatcgttacccttggcaagcctcgggttgaccagccaaaatctttcactcaggTTGAGGTATCCCTGTCCACTTTACAGACCCATATAAAATTCCATTAATATATACTGGTGATCAGTGTTATCAATACTCTTGTAGTGGTGATCAGTGTTATCTTTACTCTTGTAGTGGTTATCAGTTTTATCAATACTCTTGTAGTGGTGATCAGTGTTGTCAAAACTCTTGTAGTGGTGATCAGTGTTATCAATACTCTTGTAGTGGTGATCAGTGTTATCAATACTCTTGTAGTGGTGATCAGTGTTATCAATACTCTTGTAGTGGTGATCAGTGTTATCAATACTCTTGTAGTGGTGATCAGTGTTATCAATACTCTTGTAGTGGTGATCAGTGTTATCAATACTCTTGTGTTATCTATACTTTTGTACTGGTGATCAGTGTTATCAATACTCTTGTAGTGGTGATCAGTGTCAGTGTTATCAATACTCTTGTAGTGGTGATCAGTGTTATCAATACTCTTGTAGTGGTGATCAGTGTTATCTATACTTTTGTACTGGTGATCAGTGTTATCTATACTTTTGTACTGGTGATCAGTGTTATCAATACTCTTGCACTGGTGATCAGTGTTATCTATACTCTTATACTGGTGATCAGTGTTATCTATAATCTTGTACTGGTGATCAGTGTTATTTATAATCTTGTACTGGTGATCAGTGTTATCTATACTCTTGTACTGGTGATCAGTGTTATCTATACTCTTGTACTGGTGATCAGTGTTATCTATACTCTTGTACTGGTGATCAGTGTTATCTATGCTCTTGACTTATGTATCATAATTTTCGTAATTATATCGTGTATACATTTTGCACGCCTAataatatatatagctattttaAGTTCATCACAATATGCCTAGTATTATATTAAGCTTTTTATATTGATGATATGCTTAGTATTTTAGTATGCTATTGATATCGATATTATGCCTACtattattattctattatggccctttccagagggaaATGTTCTctctatagtgttgtctggtgacgtatagtccccgagtcgaagaTGAGGGGACTATACCtggccagacaacactataggagaactgttcccgagggaaagggccataatagatttagtgcgtcacatgacatttattatgacatcatatatTTGGTTGCGTGTAATTCCCGGGggactatactttggtatagttcccgtagtcaggtatagtctcctGTAGTCAAGAAGGCATGGAACTGacgcaaaatagaccatggcctttatccaatcgcattcctagtaattatcacgTGATGTACTAGATTGAGCCATTGATACTATGCCTAGTATTATAATAagctatagatattgatattgatattatgcCTAGTATTAAATGAGCTACATGTATTGatattgattatatattatacctaactatatattataagtCTATAAgctattgatattgatattatgcCCTAGTATCATATTAAgcatttgatattgatattatgcCTACTGTTATATTAagcatatattgatattatgcCTACTATTATATTAAGCTATTGATGATATTATGcttaatattataaaaagctatagatattaataataatatattgatattatgcCTAGTT
The Argopecten irradians isolate NY chromosome 9, Ai_NY, whole genome shotgun sequence DNA segment above includes these coding regions:
- the LOC138331399 gene encoding 3 beta-hydroxysteroid dehydrogenase/Delta 5-->4-isomerase type 2-like, translated to MDSISVLVTGGNGFLGQHILKHLHLEADDLSLREIRVLDLVSYRNKLDYEPTCPVRVYEGSLLDEEKVREACRGVQAVLHIASFIETKMFPNKSRLTEVNIKGTQTLVDISKEEGVPYFIYCGSVTCVQGYEEVLEGTECTLPLLPENKLLFRHYGSSKQKALNIVLQSNGDKLPQGDEMKTMALMPTTMYGELDLGCFTLGLQAAHKNNGSMPKTGSETAVCQFGYVGNIAWGFICGLRTLIRQSDLVAGQYFLIADDTQVHPFNKLQQEFLECRGLKYTTYKIPGFVMYLITILLTILGYLLYPIYTLDSSLTYSGFYFTQTSFSFTYQKAKDFLSYSPRYNPEESLKASKQYYSSMDLS